A single window of Dehalococcoidales bacterium DNA harbors:
- a CDS encoding DNA-formamidopyrimidine glycosylase, which produces LYAARLNPWQPGGSLSRQEIKRLYNEIRRILWAAIDNKGASVDTYFRPDGSEGSAHYEFKVAHGLGGKTCSVCGGLIERGLVRNRGTYYCQKCQPFKRCK; this is translated from the coding sequence CCTTTACGCCGCCAGGCTCAATCCCTGGCAACCGGGCGGCAGCCTTTCCCGGCAGGAGATTAAGCGGCTTTATAACGAGATTCGCCGGATTTTATGGGCTGCGATTGATAACAAGGGGGCCAGCGTCGATACCTACTTCCGCCCCGACGGTTCGGAAGGTTCGGCGCACTACGAGTTCAAGGTAGCCCACGGTCTGGGCGGTAAGACCTGCTCCGTCTGCGGCGGGCTTATTGAACGGGGACTGGTGCGCAACCGGGGCACCTACTACTGCCAGAAATGCCAGCCTTTCAAACGATGCAAGTGA